From Neisseria musculi, the proteins below share one genomic window:
- the mtrR gene encoding multidrug efflux system transcriptional repressor MtrR, which translates to MRKTKAEAMKTREYLILAALDTFYQKGVARASLNEIAQNAGVTRGALYWHFKNKEDLFDALFQRLCDEVAGSLEADLNNDDADMWENMHVSLINMLHRIENDPIHYKFSSVLHLKCERTDQNQAITAVIDKYENMWHDLLDAILKQCIKQHSLPADLDTALARLYLKSAIHGLIYQRLVNPERASLKENGPRFVQAVLGSLRQCPTLRKPPA; encoded by the coding sequence ATGCGAAAAACCAAAGCCGAAGCCATGAAAACGCGCGAGTATCTGATACTGGCAGCACTCGACACTTTCTACCAAAAAGGCGTTGCCCGCGCCTCGCTCAACGAAATCGCCCAAAATGCCGGTGTTACACGGGGAGCCTTATACTGGCATTTCAAAAACAAAGAAGATTTGTTCGATGCCCTCTTCCAACGCCTGTGCGATGAGGTTGCCGGCAGCTTGGAAGCCGATCTGAACAACGATGATGCCGATATGTGGGAAAATATGCACGTCAGCCTTATCAATATGCTGCACCGCATAGAAAACGACCCCATACACTACAAATTCAGCAGCGTACTGCATTTAAAGTGCGAGCGTACCGATCAAAACCAGGCCATTACCGCCGTTATCGATAAATATGAAAATATGTGGCACGATCTGTTGGATGCCATCTTGAAGCAATGCATCAAACAGCACTCCCTGCCCGCCGACTTAGATACCGCGCTCGCCCGGCTTTATCTGAAATCGGCCATTCACGGCCTGATCTATCAGCGGCTGGTCAATCCCGAGCGCGCCTCCCTGAAGGAAAACGGCCCGCGCTTCGTGCAGGCAGTACTCGGCAGCCTCAGGCAATGCCCCACCCTGCGCAAGCCTCCCGCTTAA
- a CDS encoding peptidyl-prolyl cis-trans isomerase — translation MKQKYTTLVVAAVLAAVGPAVGKVPEIDQGRIDSMVAQVLQQADGMPGTQRPDGAAIRKNVILQLQTAEVLKNEAFTAGLHKDAEVQNQFKNVEAQFYAMQYALYLERNTETSEAELREGYDRQTRVVKLQQVYFATAEEARKAQELLLKGLSFDGLMKRYPNSEQGFSDFIPQQQLAPEMAKLVGGMTRGQVSREPVEMNGKFYLFKLAALERNPEAPPFEQVKPLLAQQVKQQKVQEQIEKILKENGIGG, via the coding sequence ATGAAACAAAAATACACTACTTTGGTGGTTGCGGCGGTGTTGGCGGCGGTCGGGCCGGCTGTTGGCAAGGTGCCTGAAATCGACCAGGGGCGTATCGACAGTATGGTTGCCCAAGTGTTGCAGCAGGCAGACGGTATGCCCGGTACTCAGCGTCCCGATGGTGCGGCAATACGCAAAAACGTGATTTTGCAGCTGCAAACAGCCGAGGTGCTGAAGAACGAGGCATTCACAGCAGGTTTGCACAAAGATGCCGAAGTGCAGAATCAGTTTAAAAATGTAGAGGCGCAATTTTATGCCATGCAGTATGCACTTTACTTGGAGCGGAACACTGAAACCAGCGAGGCAGAGCTGCGCGAAGGCTATGATCGGCAAACCCGAGTAGTGAAATTGCAGCAGGTGTATTTTGCCACTGCCGAGGAGGCGCGCAAAGCTCAGGAGTTATTGCTGAAAGGCTTGTCGTTTGACGGGTTGATGAAGCGTTATCCCAACTCCGAACAAGGGTTTTCGGATTTTATCCCGCAGCAGCAGTTGGCACCGGAGATGGCGAAACTGGTTGGGGGCATGACGCGCGGCCAGGTCAGCCGCGAGCCTGTCGAGATGAACGGGAAATTTTATCTGTTCAAACTGGCTGCTTTGGAACGCAATCCCGAAGCCCCGCCGTTCGAGCAGGTGAAACCGCTTTTGGCACAGCAGGTTAAGCAGCAGAAAGTTCAGGAGCAGATTGAAAAAATCTTGAAAGAAAACGGTATCGGCGGTTAA
- a CDS encoding DUF389 domain-containing protein: protein MARLQDVFSLRHDQAHPDKIDAAIRANVRVSGTNMWVLIFAIAVASIGLNVNSTAVIIGAMLISPLMGPIVGMGYGAAVGDMGLIRQALRNIAIFVAISLFTATVYFSVTPLQEAQSELLARTQPNLWDVLIAFFGGSAGIVAITRKEGGNAIPGVAIATALMPPLCTAGFGLAHGNWHYFFGAFYLFCINCVFIAFSTLLFAKLLKLPRRGLVTDSRRKLHRIVIAVVVLAVMVPSGYLAAGLVKQELFNTKASAAVKAVQQQEGFYILRSLFNHKEKLVGLIINGTGNSDRVTQLLKQRLEAAGVSSPQIKVLYAGGNTDLNEMKQELEKSQNHIAELKGGADIDSVLAIKNHSEDEAVLKEIQAQYPEADTIIIGRGMVWERAGQAKEAADGETAEKNDGAAIENNRQVVMVSMETAEMPSEKEKQRLQAWLVQRYNGMQVRLQWKERLR, encoded by the coding sequence ATGGCTAGGCTGCAAGACGTATTCAGCCTGCGCCACGATCAGGCGCATCCCGATAAAATCGATGCCGCTATCCGTGCCAATGTCCGCGTGTCGGGTACGAATATGTGGGTATTGATATTTGCCATCGCGGTGGCGAGCATCGGCCTGAATGTGAACAGTACCGCCGTGATTATCGGTGCAATGCTGATTTCGCCGCTGATGGGACCGATTGTGGGCATGGGCTACGGTGCGGCAGTGGGCGATATGGGATTAATCCGCCAAGCCTTGCGCAATATCGCCATTTTCGTGGCCATCAGTTTGTTTACGGCCACCGTGTATTTTTCGGTTACGCCCCTGCAAGAAGCGCAAAGCGAGCTGTTGGCGCGCACGCAGCCCAACCTTTGGGACGTGTTGATTGCCTTTTTCGGCGGTAGTGCGGGTATTGTGGCGATTACCCGCAAGGAGGGCGGCAATGCCATTCCGGGCGTGGCGATTGCGACTGCATTGATGCCGCCGTTGTGCACTGCCGGTTTCGGATTGGCACACGGCAACTGGCATTATTTTTTCGGTGCGTTTTACCTGTTTTGCATCAACTGTGTGTTTATTGCTTTTTCCACATTGCTTTTTGCCAAATTGCTGAAACTGCCGCGCAGAGGGCTGGTAACCGATTCCCGGAGAAAGCTGCACCGTATTGTGATTGCTGTGGTGGTATTGGCGGTAATGGTGCCGAGCGGCTATCTGGCAGCAGGTTTGGTGAAGCAGGAGCTGTTTAACACCAAAGCTTCTGCGGCGGTTAAGGCAGTACAGCAGCAGGAAGGTTTTTATATATTGCGCAGTTTATTCAACCACAAGGAGAAACTGGTCGGCTTGATTATCAACGGCACGGGAAATTCTGACAGAGTTACCCAACTGCTTAAGCAGCGTCTGGAAGCGGCAGGTGTGTCATCACCGCAGATTAAGGTTCTGTATGCGGGCGGCAATACTGATTTGAATGAGATGAAACAGGAATTGGAAAAATCGCAAAATCATATTGCCGAATTGAAGGGCGGGGCAGATATTGACTCTGTTTTAGCAATAAAAAACCACTCCGAGGATGAAGCTGTTTTGAAAGAAATACAAGCCCAATATCCGGAGGCCGACACCATTATCATCGGACGCGGTATGGTGTGGGAGAGGGCAGGGCAGGCAAAAGAAGCAGCGGACGGAGAAACGGCAGAAAAGAATGATGGAGCCGCCATAGAAAACAACAGGCAGGTGGTGATGGTTTCGATGGAAACGGCAGAAATGCCGTCTGAAAAAGAAAAACAACGCCTGCAGGCATGGCTGGTGCAGCGTTACAACGGTATGCAGGTGCGTTTACAGTGGAAGGAGCGGCTAAGATGA
- a CDS encoding peptidylprolyl isomerase, translating to MKKTYFASAAALLLAAGSLMAQTIVTVNGTKIDSQDIDHQVQLLRSQSPQVQDNQVLRRSLIERQVTMTLAAQEAKRLKLDQSAEYKQALEQVRAAAKQNGEDKKPGFSRQWQAFETALQNQAYIAYVLRNNPVAESDVKKAYGDFSKFYQGSSEVQLGEILTRNAADAQKAIADLKVKKDFKAVAGQYTVDPRGKQTGGLNAAYVNLKDLEQSAPVVYAAVKNLNKGGYTTTPLEDGNGLYGVFYINDKRAAKVPGYEAAKNGIAHELQAVRIDGAIESLYRKAKIQNVR from the coding sequence ATGAAGAAAACTTATTTTGCATCTGCGGCAGCGTTGTTGTTGGCTGCGGGCAGCTTGATGGCGCAAACTATCGTAACCGTAAACGGTACCAAAATAGACAGCCAAGACATCGACCATCAAGTGCAATTGCTGAGGAGTCAAAGCCCGCAGGTTCAAGACAACCAGGTGTTGCGCCGCAGCCTGATCGAACGCCAGGTAACGATGACTTTGGCAGCGCAGGAGGCGAAACGTCTGAAATTGGATCAGTCTGCCGAATATAAACAGGCATTGGAGCAGGTGCGCGCTGCCGCAAAGCAGAACGGCGAAGATAAGAAACCCGGGTTTTCCCGGCAGTGGCAGGCATTTGAAACCGCCTTGCAAAACCAAGCCTATATCGCCTATGTGTTGCGCAATAATCCTGTTGCCGAAAGTGATGTGAAAAAAGCTTACGGTGATTTCAGTAAGTTTTATCAGGGCAGCAGTGAAGTGCAATTGGGCGAAATCTTGACCCGTAATGCGGCAGATGCCCAAAAAGCTATCGCCGATTTAAAAGTCAAGAAAGATTTTAAAGCCGTTGCCGGGCAATATACGGTAGATCCGCGCGGCAAACAAACCGGCGGTTTGAATGCCGCTTATGTAAACCTGAAAGATTTGGAGCAGAGCGCACCCGTTGTTTATGCGGCGGTGAAAAACCTGAATAAAGGCGGATACACCACTACCCCGCTGGAAGACGGCAACGGCTTGTATGGTGTGTTTTACATTAATGACAAACGTGCCGCCAAAGTGCCGGGTTATGAGGCTGCGAAAAACGGTATTGCACACGAATTACAGGCGGTTCGTATAGATGGTGCGATTGAGTCGCTCTACCGGAAAGCAAAAATTCAGAATGTCAGATAA
- a CDS encoding BolA family protein, whose amino-acid sequence MDMQAIIEGRLKQLGLQLCAFRDDSHLHAGHAGNRGGGHYAVVVAGEAFAGVSRVGRQRMVKDLLQDLFSDGLIHALSIKAVTPEEYFH is encoded by the coding sequence ATGGATATGCAGGCAATTATTGAAGGCCGTCTGAAACAGCTCGGCTTGCAGTTGTGTGCGTTTCGCGATGACAGCCATCTGCATGCCGGCCATGCGGGAAACCGGGGTGGCGGGCACTATGCTGTAGTTGTGGCAGGAGAGGCGTTTGCGGGCGTGAGCCGGGTCGGCCGCCAGCGTATGGTTAAAGATTTATTGCAGGATTTGTTTTCAGACGGCCTGATACACGCTTTGAGCATTAAAGCAGTTACGCCCGAAGAATATTTTCATTAA
- a CDS encoding YciI family protein, with product MEYYMLLATDGQEMHDARMAARPNHLKRLEALQAEGRLLTAGPNPLPDNPERVSGSLIVAKFASLDDAQEWAEQDPYVEAGVYEEVLIKPFKAVFK from the coding sequence ATGGAATATTACATGTTGCTGGCTACGGATGGGCAAGAGATGCACGATGCGCGTATGGCTGCGCGTCCGAACCATTTGAAGCGTTTGGAGGCGTTGCAGGCAGAAGGCCGTTTGCTGACGGCGGGGCCCAATCCTTTGCCGGACAATCCCGAACGGGTGTCGGGCAGTTTGATTGTTGCCAAATTTGCATCATTGGATGATGCACAAGAGTGGGCGGAGCAGGATCCTTATGTGGAAGCGGGTGTATATGAGGAAGTGTTGATCAAACCGTTTAAGGCCGTGTTTAAATAA
- a CDS encoding septation protein A: MKILSDLIAVVLFFAVYTLTKNIVWATAAAVVAGVLQAGVVWLKYKKLDTMQWVGLVLIVVFGGATILLRDPRFIMWKPTVLFWAGALVLGLGELLGKNGLKAVMGKELQLDGRIWRKLAWIWVVFLVFMGIANIAVAYMFTEAQWVNYKLFGSTGLMVFFVIGQGVYLSRHLSRED, encoded by the coding sequence ATGAAGATTTTAAGCGATTTAATCGCTGTGGTTCTGTTTTTTGCAGTTTACACATTAACCAAAAATATTGTGTGGGCAACGGCTGCTGCTGTGGTTGCAGGGGTGCTGCAGGCGGGGGTTGTCTGGCTGAAGTATAAAAAGCTCGATACGATGCAATGGGTGGGCTTGGTTTTGATTGTGGTATTCGGTGGGGCAACCATTTTACTGCGCGATCCGCGTTTTATTATGTGGAAGCCTACTGTGTTGTTTTGGGCGGGTGCGTTGGTTTTGGGTTTGGGGGAGCTTTTGGGTAAAAATGGTTTGAAGGCTGTGATGGGCAAAGAGTTGCAGCTTGACGGGCGGATATGGCGCAAACTGGCTTGGATTTGGGTAGTTTTTTTGGTGTTTATGGGCATTGCCAATATTGCGGTTGCCTATATGTTTACTGAAGCGCAATGGGTTAATTATAAATTGTTCGGTTCAACGGGCCTGATGGTTTTTTTTGTTATCGGACAGGGCGTGTATTTGAGCCGCCATCTGTCTCGGGAGGATTGA
- a CDS encoding FimV/HubP family polar landmark protein: MQPENSVQTAQTQTDETAARAEISTSAATKAKLKAQKTQEQTRKEQQKAAAAERGKLREQAVAERKSEPPRGNYKVTRGETLTSIASQIRPAGLSIRDTIAAIMTANPEIFPTRNANQILAGRVLNIPSPEELKRLAKQPTPTLKEQAGQASQPTEASAPIETAAASAPVSLPSTDSTTATASAPQASEPAIATIDSVVSEPSTSAESTTSASMAATAQPTEPASEENSSLWRWLLFSGLGAIALWLLLKLISKKKATAGGITESGNDSIVTDSHTDTDGEYKAPDPAPETENRTEQPKTYPNDEAKSSVETIPAATTTAAATQSKAEDDSLDMEDDFDDIFFSETETAPVEKTEGNFNLDLGSIDREQAGIVSGALTQDEETQKREYADWDNIESTESVYEPETESEYQHVAVEFNAGEDVTENQKATTATEHESIDSVIETVETTVLDTPLQVSDDIVTDQTADNKEQRLAPIETITVPELEVETAGIDALPRADKTDTPILEAQLETTTEQLSSSVEVAENNQPETIHASGSAFSPTKAEQPESYTRESAWAAVSLQENGFTYQDEEDFDNTVNLSTDDEETIEWESISVEDSSRSDDVFISESVGMTAPLEAKYELAQMYVEIGDPEAAKETLQELLEESSGIILEKAKTMLAELDK; the protein is encoded by the coding sequence GTGCAACCCGAAAATAGCGTTCAGACGGCCCAAACCCAAACCGATGAAACCGCCGCCCGTGCAGAAATATCCACCTCTGCGGCAACCAAAGCCAAGCTGAAAGCCCAAAAAACACAAGAACAAACCCGCAAGGAGCAGCAAAAAGCTGCCGCAGCCGAACGCGGAAAATTGCGCGAACAAGCTGTTGCTGAGCGTAAATCCGAACCGCCCCGGGGCAATTACAAAGTTACCCGCGGTGAAACACTTACTTCTATCGCCAGCCAAATCCGGCCGGCCGGTTTGAGCATACGCGACACCATTGCCGCCATCATGACGGCCAACCCAGAAATCTTTCCGACCCGCAATGCCAACCAAATTCTTGCCGGTCGTGTATTGAATATTCCTTCACCCGAAGAATTGAAACGCTTGGCCAAACAACCTACTCCCACCCTGAAAGAGCAGGCCGGCCAAGCATCCCAACCTACCGAAGCTTCCGCCCCTATCGAAACCGCAGCAGCTTCAGCTCCAGTCTCTCTCCCTTCAACAGACTCAACAACTGCCACAGCATCCGCCCCACAAGCATCGGAACCGGCAATTGCAACTATTGACAGCGTAGTTTCAGAGCCTTCAACTTCTGCAGAATCTACTACTTCTGCATCTATGGCAGCAACAGCCCAACCCACAGAGCCCGCTTCTGAAGAAAACAGCAGCTTATGGCGCTGGCTACTATTCTCAGGCTTAGGGGCTATCGCCTTATGGTTGCTACTAAAACTGATAAGCAAGAAAAAAGCCACTGCCGGCGGTATAACTGAGAGCGGCAATGATAGCATTGTAACTGACAGCCACACTGATACGGACGGCGAATACAAAGCACCCGACCCCGCACCTGAAACAGAAAACCGTACAGAGCAGCCCAAAACCTACCCCAACGATGAAGCCAAATCATCTGTAGAAACAATCCCAGCAGCCACTACAACAGCTGCCGCAACCCAATCCAAAGCCGAAGATGACAGCTTGGACATGGAAGACGATTTCGATGATATTTTCTTCAGCGAAACCGAAACTGCCCCTGTAGAAAAAACCGAAGGCAACTTCAACTTGGATTTAGGTTCGATTGATCGCGAACAGGCCGGCATTGTATCCGGCGCACTGACCCAAGACGAAGAAACCCAAAAACGAGAATATGCCGATTGGGACAATATTGAATCAACCGAGAGCGTTTATGAGCCTGAAACCGAAAGTGAATACCAACATGTAGCCGTTGAGTTTAATGCCGGCGAAGATGTAACTGAAAACCAGAAAGCCACCACAGCCACAGAACACGAATCAATCGATTCCGTTATTGAAACAGTTGAAACAACTGTACTAGATACACCGCTTCAGGTTTCTGACGATATCGTTACCGACCAAACCGCCGACAATAAAGAACAGCGTTTGGCACCAATCGAAACTATTACAGTTCCAGAATTAGAAGTTGAAACGGCTGGAATTGATGCGTTACCACGCGCAGACAAAACCGATACACCGATATTAGAAGCCCAACTCGAAACCACTACCGAGCAGCTTTCTTCATCCGTTGAAGTTGCAGAGAATAACCAACCTGAGACTATTCATGCTTCTGGGTCTGCTTTCTCCCCAACCAAAGCAGAGCAACCTGAATCTTATACAAGAGAGTCCGCTTGGGCAGCTGTCTCTCTGCAAGAGAATGGTTTTACCTACCAAGACGAAGAAGATTTCGATAACACGGTTAATCTCTCCACCGATGATGAAGAAACTATCGAATGGGAAAGCATCAGTGTAGAAGACAGTTCACGCAGCGATGATGTTTTTATCTCCGAATCGGTTGGCATGACCGCTCCCTTGGAAGCAAAATACGAACTGGCACAAATGTATGTTGAAATCGGCGACCCCGAAGCAGCAAAAGAAACCCTGCAAGAATTGTTAGAAGAATCCAGCGGCATTATTCTGGAAAAAGCTAAAACCATGCTTGCTGAATTAGATAAATAA
- a CDS encoding IS1595 family transposase, protein MRKSRLSQYKQNKLIELFVAGVTARTAAQLVSVNKNTAAYYFHRLRLLIYHNSPHLEMLDGEVEVDESYFGGQRKGKRGRGAAGKVAVFGLLKRNGKVYTVAVPNTQTATLLPIIREQVKPDSIVYTDCYKSYDVLDVSEFSHFRINHSTHFAERQNHINGIENFWNQAKRHLRKFNGIPKEHFELYLKECEWRFNNSEIKFQISILKQLVKQDLF, encoded by the coding sequence ATGAGAAAAAGTCGTTTAAGTCAGTACAAGCAAAACAAACTGATTGAACTATTTGTTGCAGGTGTTACCGCCCGCACAGCGGCGCAATTAGTTAGCGTCAATAAAAATACCGCTGCCTATTACTTCCACCGTTTGCGCTTACTTATCTATCACAACAGCCCGCATCTGGAAATGCTTGATGGTGAAGTAGAAGTTGATGAAAGCTATTTTGGCGGACAACGCAAAGGCAAACGTGGTCGCGGTGCGGCTGGCAAAGTGGCTGTATTCGGGCTTTTGAAGCGTAATGGTAAGGTTTACACCGTTGCCGTACCCAATACACAAACTGCGACTTTATTGCCAATTATCCGCGAGCAAGTGAAGCCTGATAGCATTGTTTATACCGATTGTTACAAAAGTTATGACGTTCTTGATGTGAGCGAATTTTCACATTTTCGGATCAATCACAGCACACATTTTGCTGAGCGACAAAATCACATTAACGGAATTGAGAACTTTTGGAACCAAGCAAAACGCCATTTACGCAAGTTTAACGGCATTCCCAAAGAGCATTTTGAACTGTATTTGAAAGAGTGTGAATGGCGTTTTAACAACAGTGAGATAAAATTTCAAATTTCTATTTTAAAACAATTAGTAAAGCAGGATTTGTTCTAG
- a CDS encoding anhydro-N-acetylmuramic acid kinase has product MNEQLYIGLMSGTSMDGVDAVLVRMDKTRWLAAESHAFLPYCGRLKNDLLNLQNIGFNELHRSAILAQELAVLYAQTAAELLQRAGIPPHNITALGCHGQTVRHAPESGYSIQLADLALLAEKSGILTVGNFRSRDLAAGGQGAPLVPAFHETVFGSANETRVVLNIGGIANISVLPPQGAAFGFDTGPGNMLMDAWVNHIWQLPFDKNGAKAVQGRVLDSLLAQWLAHPYFARPYPKSTGRELFSLPWLLPQLSDGLNPHDVLRTLLEFTVQSIHNAVTTAAPAVRNIYVCGGGIRNTALMENLNKRFTAAGVSLHSTAALNLDPQWVEAAAFGWLAAAWVNRVSGNPYHATGAHGPRILGAGYPACVL; this is encoded by the coding sequence ATGAACGAACAACTCTATATCGGGCTGATGTCCGGTACCAGCATGGACGGCGTGGATGCCGTGCTGGTGCGTATGGATAAAACCCGTTGGCTGGCTGCCGAGTCCCATGCTTTTCTTCCCTATTGCGGCCGTCTGAAAAACGATTTGCTCAATCTGCAAAACATAGGTTTCAACGAGCTGCACCGAAGCGCAATACTGGCACAAGAATTGGCCGTTCTGTATGCACAAACGGCAGCAGAGCTGCTGCAACGCGCCGGTATTCCTCCGCACAACATCACCGCACTCGGCTGCCACGGCCAAACCGTGCGCCATGCTCCCGAAAGCGGTTATAGCATACAGTTGGCCGATTTGGCATTGTTAGCTGAAAAGAGCGGCATCTTGACCGTGGGCAATTTCCGCAGCCGCGATCTGGCGGCGGGCGGGCAGGGGGCGCCACTGGTGCCCGCTTTTCACGAAACCGTGTTCGGCAGCGCGAACGAAACCCGCGTAGTGCTCAATATCGGCGGCATTGCCAACATCAGCGTGCTGCCACCGCAGGGGGCGGCTTTCGGATTCGACACTGGGCCGGGCAATATGTTGATGGATGCATGGGTAAACCATATCTGGCAGCTTCCCTTCGATAAAAACGGCGCAAAAGCCGTGCAGGGCAGGGTGTTGGACAGTTTGCTCGCGCAATGGCTGGCCCACCCCTATTTTGCCCGTCCGTATCCGAAAAGCACCGGCCGCGAGCTGTTTTCGCTGCCATGGCTGTTGCCACAGCTTTCAGACGGCCTCAACCCGCATGATGTGCTGAGAACCTTACTTGAATTCACTGTGCAAAGCATTCATAATGCCGTAACTACTGCCGCGCCAGCTGTGCGTAATATCTATGTTTGTGGCGGCGGTATCCGCAATACGGCATTGATGGAAAACCTGAATAAGCGTTTTACTGCCGCCGGCGTTAGTTTGCACAGCACTGCTGCGCTTAATCTCGACCCGCAATGGGTGGAGGCAGCTGCATTTGGTTGGCTGGCCGCCGCTTGGGTAAACCGCGTATCCGGCAATCCTTACCACGCAACCGGTGCACACGGGCCGCGTATCTTGGGCGCCGGCTATCCCGCCTGTGTGCTATAG
- a CDS encoding inorganic phosphate transporter translates to MNASYIQKINFAFAALLIGMVGYFIFWGLGYTNHNHVMLFLLATLFGVFMAFNIGGNDVANSFGTSVGAGTLTIPQALLIAAIFEVSGAVIAGGEVTDTIRKGIVDLRQMHLEPMQFVYIMMSALLAAALWLLFATKKGFPVSTTHAIIGGIVGSALCLGAISGSDTFALIQWGNLGEIAVSWILSPMLGGLISYILFSQIKKHVLDYNTAAEESLKTIKQEKKAYKEQHRQHFESLDESSKIELASAMARDAQIYGETDLDPAELESSYYKGLYDIDHRKSNIDAYKALHSWVPIIASLGGMMIAAMLIFKGLKNLHLGMSSVSSYLTIFMIGAAIWMATFIYAKTLKRKDLNKSTFLIFSWMQVFTAAGFAFSHGANDIANAIGPFAAIMDVLRTGDIGTQAPVPPVAMLTFGIALIVGLWFIGKEVIQTVGTSLAEMHPSSGFAAELAAASVVMLASLMGLPVSSTHILVGAVLGIGLVNRNANWALMKPIGLAWVITLPASAVLSIVCFLILRTLF, encoded by the coding sequence ATGAACGCATCTTACATTCAAAAAATCAACTTTGCTTTTGCTGCACTGCTCATCGGCATGGTCGGCTATTTTATTTTCTGGGGCTTGGGTTACACTAACCACAACCACGTTATGCTGTTTTTGCTGGCTACGCTGTTTGGGGTGTTTATGGCTTTCAACATCGGCGGCAATGATGTGGCCAATTCGTTCGGCACCAGTGTTGGCGCAGGCACGCTCACCATCCCTCAGGCACTGCTGATTGCCGCCATCTTCGAAGTGAGCGGCGCGGTGATTGCCGGCGGCGAAGTAACCGACACCATACGCAAAGGAATTGTTGACTTGAGGCAAATGCACCTTGAGCCTATGCAGTTTGTGTATATTATGATGTCAGCACTATTGGCTGCCGCACTGTGGCTGCTGTTTGCCACCAAAAAAGGTTTCCCTGTATCAACCACCCATGCCATCATTGGCGGCATTGTCGGCAGCGCACTGTGCTTGGGTGCAATCAGCGGCAGCGACACCTTTGCTTTAATCCAATGGGGCAATTTGGGTGAAATTGCAGTTTCTTGGATACTCTCCCCCATGCTCGGCGGCCTGATTTCATATATTTTATTTTCACAAATCAAAAAACACGTTTTAGACTATAACACCGCAGCAGAAGAAAGCCTGAAAACCATCAAGCAGGAGAAAAAAGCCTATAAAGAGCAGCACCGCCAACATTTCGAAAGCCTCGATGAGTCCAGTAAAATCGAACTGGCCTCCGCTATGGCGCGCGATGCCCAAATTTACGGTGAAACCGATTTAGATCCTGCCGAGCTGGAATCTTCCTACTACAAAGGCCTGTATGACATCGATCACCGCAAAAGCAATATCGATGCCTATAAAGCCCTACATTCGTGGGTGCCGATTATTGCCTCACTCGGCGGCATGATGATTGCGGCCATGCTGATTTTCAAAGGCCTGAAGAACCTGCATTTGGGCATGAGCAGCGTCAGCAGTTATCTGACCATCTTCATGATCGGCGCCGCGATTTGGATGGCAACATTTATCTATGCCAAAACCCTCAAACGCAAAGACTTGAACAAGTCCACCTTTCTGATATTCAGTTGGATGCAGGTGTTTACCGCCGCAGGTTTCGCCTTCAGCCACGGAGCCAATGATATTGCCAATGCTATCGGCCCGTTTGCCGCAATTATGGACGTTTTACGCACCGGCGACATCGGTACCCAAGCTCCCGTTCCGCCCGTGGCCATGCTCACTTTCGGTATTGCCCTGATTGTCGGCCTGTGGTTTATCGGTAAAGAAGTGATTCAAACAGTAGGCACCAGCTTAGCCGAGATGCACCCTTCTTCAGGCTTTGCCGCCGAACTGGCCGCCGCTTCCGTAGTAATGCTGGCTTCGTTAATGGGGTTGCCCGTATCCAGCACACACATTTTGGTTGGGGCCGTTTTAGGCATCGGCCTGGTGAACCGCAATGCCAACTGGGCATTAATGAAACCTATCGGCCTAGCTTGGGTAATTACCCTGCCCGCTTCTGCGGTATTATCTATAGTATGTTTCCTGATTTTGCGCACCCTATTCTGA